The sequence below is a genomic window from Coffea arabica cultivar ET-39 chromosome 8e, Coffea Arabica ET-39 HiFi, whole genome shotgun sequence.
AGACATAGTGagataaaaactaaaatttattGCTAGTTTCTCGCGTAGAATTGGTATATTATGAAGCTTATTACAATTTAATATGCAGGGTTATCAGTTTCATTGCCATGGGGCACAAGGTTGAAGATTGCTATAGGTGCTGCAAAAGGGCTTGCCTTCTTACATGGCGCAGAGAAGCCTGTTATATATCGTGACTTCAAAACCTCAAATATCTTGCTGGATTCTGTAAGCATATGGAAGTTGATCAtttatctcttttttctttttttttctttgatctAATTTTTCGCTTTTTGGGGCTAATTAGTTGACGTAGAAAGTGCAAATAATTTAATACATCAACAAACAAATtagtaagaattttttttttttatttcgccAGGATTTCAATGCTAAATTGTCAGATTTTGGGCTTGCCAAAATGGGGCCTGAAGGATCAAACACCCATGTTACCACTAGAGTGATGGGCACATATGGCTATGCTGCTCCAGAGTATGTAAGCACAGGTAATTTGCTAGAAACAAAATTTGTTGGCACTAAATACTtgcaataaattaaaaatgatgGATGCCGACAAAATTGATGCAGATATTTTCTAACAAGATCcatgaaatttcaaaatttacaaAGACATCATAATACAATCGACTTATCTTACTATTGTAAATAAAGCAGAGTGTCAAACTTTGGTTTCAAATGTGGTTTTTGTTTTCTCAAATTAACTATCATACAaggctaaatgttgagatttgaTTGCAgtttagattaaaaaaaatcttgattAAAAACACAATCAATGCCTAATTGCTAACAATTTGAATTAATGTGTTTCAGGTCACCTAACAACCAAAAGTGACATATATAGCTTTGGAGTGGTACTGTTAGAACTACTAACGGGAAGAAGGGCAATGGATAAAACGAGGCCAAAAACCGAGCAAAGTCTTGTAGATTGGGCAAAACCCTACTTGACCAGCAGCCGGAGGTTGCGCTGTGTTATCGACCCTAGACTTTCCGGGCAATACTCGGTCAAGGGAGCAAAGGAGATGGCTCATTTGGCACTACAATGTGTGAGTATGAACCCTAGGGATAGGCCAAAAATGCCTGTTATTATTGAAACTCTTGAAAGCCTTCAAAACTTGAGGGACATGGCTGTGACTTGTGGACAGTGGCCAGCATCACCAAAATCTCACAAAATTGCAGTTTGTAATGCTagaggaaaaggagaaaagggaCATGGGATTTTCCTTACACGATCTGCCATTCTTGCCAGTGCTTGccctaaaacaaaataatttaataaaaaaaaaaactaaagtgtGAGAGTGTAGAAAGTTAGCTGTTTGGATGCTGTATCTATGTTTACCTAAAGCACGTATTGCTAGCTATTAAGACTAGCTTGTAAATATGCGACAACTTGCATGCTTGTATCAAATGTATCTTTCAATTGCCTTCAATGTCTATTTATAAACTCTCAACATCAATATCtctccataaaaaaaaaaataaatcaatatCTCCCCGTTCACATGTGAGAAAAGTAATTAGGGCCTGGATCAGCCTATGACACCAACTTTTAAACCAACAcaacaatttttttcttttttcgtttaAAGTGCCTGGATCAGCCAATGCTAAGTTCCaaactctctttttctttttcttttttttttcatacataTAAATTAGAGGTGTCAAGAAGGGTGACTTAAATAGGTTTGGACGGCTCATAATTGAATAATGGGTATAATTAGGTCaattcatttatatccatttaataaatggatgcTGGTatacccaattacccatttatgattcacttgaaattttatttatttttttgcatgttgtttgacaagaaatgaggatattttgttgtgattagattagtaagaaattcaaatttatccCCTTAATATCtaacaaaaattgaatttggatatataattgttttaaatatatataaatgagtGAATTGAGTCAACCCACTGCCCATCAATTAAATTGGTCTAAATGAGTCATTCATTTAATCTATTTAAAGTACATTGCATATCTAAATTAACTTATTAACTAGCAGGTTTGAACAGAATTAATACAAATGCGTTATGATTGACACCTCTAACTTCATTCACCACAGGTATTAACACAAGCAAGGAATATAATGTGGGGTACTCATTGGTGGCAACACCACCAAATTGATTATGCAAAGCTGAAAAGGCTCAATGCTCAACAATATCAGAATCTGAATTACAAAATAATTAGAAGCCTAATAGATTTTTGTATCGAGACACAAATTATGTCTCTAGCTAAGAAGCAAAATCCAACAGTGTTAGTGCCGAAGCTAACAGAATAAGGTGTGCGTTAAGACCAAATTAAGTTCTAATTAGTTCATCTTTCAAGGATTAACTAATGAATGAAATATATGTTAAGCAAACAGCCAATGTAATTGTCAGCCCTCAATGGAATAAAGATGAAGGCCCCAGCACGAAAGTTAAAGTGAAAATCCCATGCCAGGAATTTCCATTTCAAAGCATCCAAGAAATTTAAAGTGAAGATGCCAAGCAAGGAATATATATTTCCATTGCGAAGGAAGGCATCCAAGTTAAGAATAACTCTGCATTTTTAAGCGGACCAAATATCAATGCTCTTCTCCTTTTAACCACTTGTAACATTACCAATTTCTGGCTGCTAAAACCTCCCACTTCAAAAAAACCATCTTGATCTCAAGACTGAATCcaagttattttaaaaaaaaaatggccgaCCCTGTTATCGGTGCCACAATTCAGGTCACCTTGGAAAGGGCACTGTCTCTTGCCTCTGATAGGATTGGTTTGCTAGTTGGGTTCAAGAAGGATGTGGCCAGCATGACACGTTCTCTCGGCTTTATCAAAGATGTCCTGGCTGATGCTGAGGAAAGGCAAAACCAAAGCAGCGGAGTGCAACGATGGTTGAATAGTCTCGAGGAGGTTGCTTATGATGCTGACAATGTGTTGGATGAGCTCCACTATGAATCTCTTCGTCACCAGGTGGAGTCCCGAAACCGACACAAGCTCAAGGTATGCTGCTTCTTCTCCTGCTCTAATATTAATCTTGCTTTTCGTTGGAGAATGGCTTCTAAGGTCAGGGACATCAAACTTAAGTTGAATGAGATAAATCAAAAAGCCAACGGATTGGGACTGGTCAGTAGGGCAGTCATGACAACTGCCCTCCCTGCTGTTCCTGCTGTTGGAGACACGAGAGGTCGGCAGACCGACTCTGTTGTTgttccaatggttggaagagCCGATGATGAATCAGAGATAGTGAAGATGTTGTTGAGCCTGTCTGAGAAGGTTGTTTCTGGTCTTCCCATAACTGGTATGGGAGGTCTAGGCAAAACAACTTTGGCTAAATCGATATACAACAATCAGCAAATTGATGAGCACTTTCAGAAAAAGATTTGGGTTTGTGTATCGAAAAAAGTTCCAGTAGTGGaacttttcaaactcatgttAGTGCAATTGATGAAAGGAAAAGTTGAAGTGGATGATAGGAATGTCATTGTTGAAGACATTCAAAATCAACTAGGGGAAAAGAGATATTTCCTAGTCCTTGATGATGTGTGGGATGATGATCAAGCATTGTGGGATGACTTTTTCACCACCTTGAAGGGGCTCAATCCAACTAATGGAAGTTGGTGTCTGGTCACTACTCGTTTAGGTCCAGTGGCACATAGTGTGTCTAGAGTTTTGAGGATGATGGAAAATGAAGCCTATCCATTAGGAAAACTACCTGATGATCATTGTTGGTCTATCgtaaaagaaaaagtagttgGAGAGGGAGAAGAACCTGATGAACTAAAAGCAATTAAAGAGAGAGTAATTGAAAGATGTGACGGTCTACCATTGGCTGCAAGTGTAATCGGAGgtctattgactttaaagagaaaagaggagtggcaatcaattttgaagaaTAGGCTTTTGAGTTTGAGTGCAGGTGGAGATCCTGTGATGCAAATACTTAAGTTGAGTTTTGATAATTTGCCATCTCCATACATTAAGAAATGTTTTGCATATTGTTCTATATTTCCTAAGGATGCTGAGATGAAAGGAGATAAGCTAATCGAACTTTGGATGGCAGAAGGTTTCCTCCAAGCAGATCTCGAGAACAAAACAAAGGAGGAAATTGGAGAATATTACTTGGAAATTTTATTGCAGAGTTCTTTGCTGGAAGAAATGAGAAAATATGGGAGAAGGTATtataaaatgcatgatatgGTGCACGATGTCTCAAAATCAATAATGACAAAGTCTACTAAATTCATTAATTCGGAGACTGGGTCAGGAGACAATAGTAATCAAGTTCGTTGTCTTGTAATAGACTCATTTGGAGAAGACGCAATAAATCTTTTTGAGAGTCGATCAAATTTGCTTCATACATTGTTTCTGAGTCAGGGTAGCTTATCtgatgatatgctaatgaagtTGAAGAATTTGCACGTTTTGAATTTGTCCGGTGCAAAAAATCAGAATCTGCCAATCTCAATTGGCAAACTGATACACTTGAGGTACATTAACTTTGAGGATTCTAGAAGTGAAACTTTGCCGGAATCTGTTTGCAAACTTTATAATTTGCAGACATTGTGGCTAAACAGATTCGCTCTTAAGGTTCTTCCGAAGGGGATGTGCGATTTGATTAGCTTGAGACATCTCCACCTTAACAACTCTGATAAAGAATTTCAAATGCCGCTGAATATGGGACGGCTGACTTGCCTTCAGACGCTTGAGTTCTTTAACGTGGGTCGAGAGAAAGGTGGACGAATTGGAGAGCTTGGCAGCTTGAAGAACCTCAAAGGCAGATTAATTATACGCAAATTGGAACTAGTAAAGGATAAGGAAGGAGCTGAGGAAGCCAAACTATCTGAAAAGGCAAATCTATTTGGGCTGAAACTTGAGTGGGCCCGAGATCGAGATCGAGAAGGTGATGACTACAACGACGAAGATGTGTTAGATGGCCTTCTACCCCATCCAAATTTGGAGGAGTTGGTAATTTGGTATTTTCTGGGTGATCAATTTCCTCGATGGTTAATGGATTTGCCAACAACAACAACACTCCCTGAGTTTGCAACAACACTCCCCAAGTTAACGAGTTTGGAGTTTAATCGCTGCCACAGATGCAGAGAACTCCTTCCCCTGCAAAACTTTACGTCTCTTAAAGAGCTGGTGATTGATGAGTGCGATGGGTTGACGAATCTGCCCGGTGACTTGCTACACTCTTGTGCCTCTCTCCAGAAGCTTCAGGTGAGTTGGTGCGGCAATCTTGTCTCCTTTCTGCTTGATTTGCAACAAACGCCTTCTCTCTTGGAGCTGGGATTATACTGCTGTCCCAAACTGAAAACAAGCATGACACCCAAAGGATTTGGTTTCCTAACCAGCTTAAGGAAGCTTGTAATTGGTCCCTTCTCAGATGATGGTGATGATCATGAAAATTCCTCAATTTACAATGAGTTTGATTGGTCTGGATTGatatcctcctcctcctcttcgtCATCCGCACTCCGTGAATTACACTTACGTGGGTTGCCACACATGGAGTCACTGCCACATCAGATCCAATACTTGACCACTCTCACATCACTAGCGCTAGGTGAGTTTGGAGGTATAAAAGCTCTGCCAGATTGGTTCGGAAACTTCGCTGCTCTTGAAGGactatatttatatgatttcaaAGAGCTTGGACGTCTACCCTCTGAGGATGCCATG
It includes:
- the LOC113703236 gene encoding probable serine/threonine-protein kinase PBL15: MRETNHYFNRISHTYNTYILPQPLHLCHPKMKDSNSKPWMPFTANCCTVEDHTVFGNFSRCRPSRSEFSKNIAPMPSFRRLSFSDLSRSSSARINEDLAQSFGPDLFDFQLSELRAITQNFSSNFLLGEGGFGTVHKGYVDDNFRPGLKAQAVAVKLLDIEGLQGHREWLAEVIFLGQLRHPNLVKLIGYCCEDEERLLVYEFMARGSLENHLFKRLSVSLPWGTRLKIAIGAAKGLAFLHGAEKPVIYRDFKTSNILLDSDFNAKLSDFGLAKMGPEGSNTHVTTRVMGTYGYAAPEYVSTGHLTTKSDIYSFGVVLLELLTGRRAMDKTRPKTEQSLVDWAKPYLTSSRRLRCVIDPRLSGQYSVKGAKEMAHLALQCVSMNPRDRPKMPVIIETLESLQNLRDMAVTCGQWPASPKSHKIAVCNARGKGEKGHGIFLTRSAILASACPKTK
- the LOC113704144 gene encoding putative disease resistance protein RGA3, whose amino-acid sequence is MADPVIGATIQVTLERALSLASDRIGLLVGFKKDVASMTRSLGFIKDVLADAEERQNQSSGVQRWLNSLEEVAYDADNVLDELHYESLRHQVESRNRHKLKVCCFFSCSNINLAFRWRMASKVRDIKLKLNEINQKANGLGLVSRAVMTTALPAVPAVGDTRGRQTDSVVVPMVGRADDESEIVKMLLSLSEKVVSGLPITGMGGLGKTTLAKSIYNNQQIDEHFQKKIWVCVSKKVPVVELFKLMLVQLMKGKVEVDDRNVIVEDIQNQLGEKRYFLVLDDVWDDDQALWDDFFTTLKGLNPTNGSWCLVTTRLGPVAHSVSRVLRMMENEAYPLGKLPDDHCWSIVKEKVVGEGEEPDELKAIKERVIERCDGLPLAASVIGGLLTLKRKEEWQSILKNRLLSLSAGGDPVMQILKLSFDNLPSPYIKKCFAYCSIFPKDAEMKGDKLIELWMAEGFLQADLENKTKEEIGEYYLEILLQSSLLEEMRKYGRRYYKMHDMVHDVSKSIMTKSTKFINSETGSGDNSNQVRCLVIDSFGEDAINLFESRSNLLHTLFLSQGSLSDDMLMKLKNLHVLNLSGAKNQNLPISIGKLIHLRYINFEDSRSETLPESVCKLYNLQTLWLNRFALKVLPKGMCDLISLRHLHLNNSDKEFQMPLNMGRLTCLQTLEFFNVGREKGGRIGELGSLKNLKGRLIIRKLELVKDKEGAEEAKLSEKANLFGLKLEWARDRDREGDDYNDEDVLDGLLPHPNLEELVIWYFLGDQFPRWLMDLPTTTTLPEFATTLPKLTSLEFNRCHRCRELLPLQNFTSLKELVIDECDGLTNLPGDLLHSCASLQKLQVSWCGNLVSFLLDLQQTPSLLELGLYCCPKLKTSMTPKGFGFLTSLRKLVIGPFSDDGDDHENSSIYNEFDWSGLISSSSSSSSALRELHLRGLPHMESLPHQIQYLTTLTSLALGEFGGIKALPDWFGNFAALEGLYLYDFKELGRLPSEDAMRSLTKLKHLRFYHSPLLKERCTPESSGPDSQWSKVSHIQDLDIS